The window GGTTAGAAGAAAGGGTAAatagggaaatcaggaaagttcTTCTGCAGGAGATGGTACCTGAGCTGTGTTTTGAAGCAAGCTCAGGATTTTGATTTAAGAGTTGAGGAAGAAAAGCACATCAGGTATTCTGAAGTAAGATGGTAAGTGTGTGAAGCCCATAAAAGGAGTAGTTGAAAGAACTGGAATGTCTCATATGAAGAAAAAGCTTAAGAGAAAATATTGTGTTTTGAGTATTTCAAAGGCAGAcatatggaagagagattagacttgGTTTGGTTGGTGTCTTCTTTGGCTGACTCCTCTTTCCAGTTTTAGTTCCCAAACTAGGATTTTTGCCAGGACCAGTCTCCACCTCCTGCCACGCTTTTGGGGAGGACAGTGGATCTTGTGTAGTCAGTTTATATTCTGGTGCTGCCTCCATCCCCATCCCACTTTCTCTACTCTTCTTCAAGACCCTTTCTGGAATCTCAGAACAGACTACTGGAGTCTCTGGGCAGAACAGCTTACTGGTGTGGTCTCTTAGTTAACTCCCAAAGTTTACTAAGTGGATTTCTGACCATTCTGGGGCTTTCTCCAGGGAGTTCTGTTCTCTTGCTGCCTCTAAAAATAGGTTCAAAGTCTAGTTTGCTGATGGTAATTCTGGCTTTGCTGGTGGACTTTTTCCTGTTATTGGCTTCTAGAAGGCTGGCATGCACGTGTGTGTATGCGcatgtgtgtgcgcgtgtgtgcatgcatgtacacTCGCATAGCTCTGGGATGGAAGAAGTCCcttattttagttattatttctcAGTAATTGTGGCTTGAATTTCAGGTTTTTTGCTAGAATAATTATGTAAGAGCTAGGTAGGCTTCCTCTGGTAGTGAAGTAAGACTTGTTCTGTGTGACCTCAAAAGGGTAGAATAAAAAGTAATGCTTAGAAGTCACAGAAAGGCAAATGTCAAatttgataaaagaaataaatgacaagTAGCTAGTTCCTCATCATCAGAAATTGTGCTCACTTTGGCCACACATTAGTTTTCCAGTGTAGGTTATAGATCATGGGAAAAACATGTAGAATTATTGGTTTAGGTTGTTAGATGacctaaaaaaaatctttcactttGATTACAAATAATGGCCAATGGCTTTCTTCCTAGACCCTGGGATTGAAATTAGCTAATCTAGAATTCTTCTAAGTAAATATGCTCTGTGTATAAGAATGCCTACATCAGTAATGGAAATTACCCCCTCCACAATTGTCAAGGAAGCAAAAGGACCTTTTTTGGCTTGTGTACTcccttcaaaaaaataaaataaaaaaaaggacaaagtcATCTGGATTTCAGTAACAACAATGAATGCCCAAGGGGGAAATTTGCTCCTAGAAGTTTGGTTGAACCCACTGTACTTCCCTTCCACTTTTCTGCTGGCTCtctaaagggctttaaaagttatTTGGGGGTAACTTTATAAGATCTTTTAGTATGTCTCTTTCTCCAGAATGCTAATTATAGATCTGAAGCACCAAACTCATTCACAGCAGCTGTGTTTGTTGTGGGATGGGCTTTTTGTGGACATTTCTGTTGTTTTGTAGAATCTCCTAGATGAAATTGGAGGACGGGAACAAGAGGTGCAGAAAGTTTATGACCATGCTCAGCAGTACCAGCAGGCTGTAAAGGTGAGACTCAAAACCCTCTTAAGAGCTTCATTAAGGTGGTGTAAAAGCTACAGTTTCAGGGGAGTCTTTGGATGGGTATATGAAGCACACAATCTGGGAACCTCACTGTTCTTGTTGGTTCACTAGGATCTCTGTTAATTTACTTAGGACTATGAATTAGAAGCTGAAAAACTAAGATCCCTTCTTGACCtggaaaatggaaggaatatCCATACAAACAAGAAGACTAGACTCCAATCACCTGCAGCCAAAGTAAAAGAGGAGGTAAAACTTATCAGGCAGAAGTCAGATACAATATTCAcacaagagtttaaaaaaaatgaattctaacttttaaaagtcACAAAGCAACCAccacataaaaataataagatggtCATTCAAGTACATTTTGTACTATTATTTAAGTCACATCTGAAGTTCTTTGTTCAATTCCAAGAATGATTCTTAAAATGACACTGACAAAAGTTAAGTTTAAGTGAAAAGGGACCAAGATACTTAAGTAACTTGAAACTGTCAAtgaaaattggtttaaaaaaaaaattggaataattaagtttgaaggtttaaaaaaaaaaaatcacatattccCTGCATTCACCCTTTCAAGGATTGTCACAGATTTATTCTGCTTGCCtctcaaggaaagaaaaagtactaGTGGGTAGAAGTTTTAGTGAAGCAGATTTCAATTTAATATGAGGAAGAATTTTTTAACAATTGGAGTTGGcccaaaatggaaaaggataccTTAGTAGGTAATAAATCCCGtcactagaggtcttcaagcagagaacCTGTAATGTAAAAGACATTTATCCACTGACAGGAATTGGACTAAATAACTTCTAAAGTATATTCCAACTCTATGCTGTATTGTCTTTCATGGGTGAGAACACAATTGTCTCagtaagacacacacacacacacacacacacacacacacacacacctcttaaAGTTGTTCTCACCTtaaggaaacaaatataaaatctagaTTTGAGAGGGGTGAATTTTATCTACAAAATTATTCActattaaattcttttctttaaataccAAGATCTGTTAGtgcatttaaattttaacatGACCAGTTCTCACAAACTCCTAAGAATTAATCAAATAGTGACATGTTGTAGGCCCTTTTATATTCCTCAAGATAAAATGGATGATACTATCTATGTGAATGACTGAATTGAAACCCCAAAAGTGGAAGCTCCTTTCTCTGTATTGATGGGTCTTCTACTCTTAACCTAAGATTGCCACTTCATTGTGTTAACTTCTCACTATAAAATAACTGTTTTCTAGGAAGCTTTCCTTGCTGCCAAATTCACTGAAGTTAATGCTATCAACAGACAAAGACTACAGAATTTGGAATTTGCCCAGAATCTTCTGAGACAGGTAACAGATATATAAGGcttagtttaaaatttaaaaacttaaccCTGGGtaattgaaaaattatatgaCATTTTCCTACTCCAAAACAGCAGTCTGTGATATTTTACCTACttgttggtatttttaaaaataagctaacATCAATCCTTCATAATGATCTGTCAAAACAGACAACAGTActacaaaacaaattaaacacACATACAATATAAGTTAACATTTACATTTCATACTGCAAATATAATCCAAGGGTATCCTACATAGATCACAAGACAGTTAATTTTGACAGATTCCTCCTTAAATGCCATAGATCAATTCTGAGTAGGTAAAGAACTATATAATAGCATCagtgaaattccatttttttaatgatgcattttcttttcaataacaGCAACCAGAGATAGAAGTGACACATGAATCCATTCAAGGCAAAGAACCAGTGACAGAAGAAACCTGGAGAATTAAGAAAGCACTAGATGATGAGACCCAGCGTAGACAGCAGCtagaaaatgaagtcaaaagcACTCAGGAAGAAATTGTCATCCTCAAAAATAAGAAGCCCCAGGAATCTGTGATAAGAAAAGAAGTATTAAAGAAGGTACCTGATCCTGAATTGGAAGAAAACCTCCACAGAATGCAGCAAACCCTAGCTGAGGAGCAGCGTAAAAACAAAGAGTTACAAGATGAGCTAGAGGATATGAAAGTAAAGCTACGCTCACTGGAGCATGAAACAAGGGAAGGAGGTCAAGAGTATGTGGTCAAAGAAGTACTGCGTATTGAGCAAGATAAAGCCCAGGCTGATGAAGTCCTAAAATTAAGAGAGGAGCTAGAAGAACTGAGAAGACAGAAGGGGACCCGAGAAACTGAAGTCATTCTTTTACAGCAGCGAATTGCTGCTCTGTCTGAGGAGAAGAACAAAGAGCAGGAGAAAGTCACAGAAAAGGAAGTAGTGAAACTACAGAATGATCCCCAATTGGAGAGTGAATATAGGCTGCTACAGGAGCAGCAAGAAAAGGAGAGTGTGCAAAGGGAAAAGCAAGAAGAAGAGCTCAGTTTCCTGCAAGACAAGCTCAAGAGATTAGAGAAAGAACGAGCCATGGCTGAAGGAAAAATTACAGTAAAGGAAGTATTAAAAGTGGAAAAAGATGCAGCAATAGAAAGAGAAGTCAATGATCTCAAACGTCAGTATGAAGATGAAACGTCAAAGTCTCGCTCCAGCCAAAGAGAAAAGACTGAACTCCTTCGGAAGATCTGGGCCCTAGAGGAGGAAAATTCCAAAATAGTTGTGCAAGAAAAAGTACGTGAAATTGTCCGCCCAGACCCCAAGGCTGAAAGTGAAGTAGCCAATCTCCGTTTGGAACTTGTGGAACAGGAGAGAAAATACCGAGGTGCAGAGGAACAGCTAAAGAGCTACCAAAGTGAACTGGAGGCTCTTCGGAAGCGAGGCCCCCAGATAGAGGTGAAAGAAGTAACAAAAGAAGTAATTAAGTATAAGACTGACCCTGAAACTGAGAAGGAACTTCAACGACTCAGAGAAGAAATTGTAGACAAAACCAGATTGATTGAAAGATGTGATTTAGAAATCTACCAACTGAAGCAAGAAATTCAGTCTTTAAAAGATACCAAACCCCAAGTGCAAACCAAAGAGGTAGTACAAGAGATACTCCAATTCCGTGAAGACCCCAAAACCAAAGAGGAGGTAGAGTCCCTGAGAGTAAAATTATCAGAAGAACAGAAAAAACAGGTagatttggagagagaaagattatcccaagaagataaaatcaaacaaaaggagCAGGAACTGTCACAGGTAAAGGAAAAAGTGCTTGAGCAACAAGTTGTAAAATATGAACAAGACCCTGCCATGAGAGCCGAGGTAGATTCCTTCACAGAAAGCATTGACATTGAGCTGAGGCAGATTGACAACCTTCGAGGAGAACTTCGAAAATTGCAGCGGAGAAGGGCTGAGCTGGAGCATCAGTTAGAAGAACTGGAGAGAGAACGGCAAGCTCGAAGAGAAGCTGAGCTTGAGGTCCAGAGGTTGAAGCTTCGGCTAGctgatctggagaaagaagagggggagacCAAAGAAAAGGTGACCCTAAAACAAAAAGTGGTTCTCCAGCAGGACCCCCAACAGGCAAAGGAACACTCCCTTCTCAAACTCCAATTGGAGGAAGAAAAGCACAGACGGCAAATATTGGAGAGTGAGCTCGAAGCCCTGAAAAAGAAACTCCTTAGCCTTGAGAAGATGGAGGTCAAAGAAAAAGTGGTTTTCTCAGAAAGTGTTCAAGTAGAAAAAGGTGACACAGAGCAAGAAATTCAGAAACTGAAGAACAGTTTGGAAGAAGAGAGTAGGATCAAAAGGGAGCTGGATGCAGAAGTGAGCCGGCTAGAGGCCAAGTTATCTGAATTGGAATTCCATAATTCCAAGTCATCCAAGGAATTGGACTTTTTAAGGGAAGAAAACCATAAACTTCATTTAGAAAAGCAGAATCTACAAATGGAGACCAGAAGGCTACAATCAGAAATTGAAATGACCACAACAGAAACTCGAGATTTAAGAAACATGACCTCAGTGGACTGTGGGGCAAATTTGGACTCTAGACTCTGGTCCCTGGAAAGAGAGCTGGATGATCTCAAGAAGATCTCCAGAGATAAAGATAATGAGATTGATGAATTACATAAGCGTCTAGGGTCAGTGGCAGTTAAGAGGGAGCAGAGAGAGAACCATTTACGTCGCTCCATTGTGGTTATTGACCCAGATACCGGTAGAGAGCTTTCCCCCGAGGAAGCCCACAGGGCTGGTCTCATTGATTGGAACATGTTTGTAAAGCTTAGAAGCCAGGAGTGTGACTGGGAAGAGATATCAGTTAAAGGACCAAATGGAGAATCTTCTGTGATTCATGACAGAAAGTCTGGAAAGAAATTCTCTATTGAAGACGCCTTAAAGAATGGAAGGCTAACTCCAGCTCAGTATGATCGTTATGTTAACAAAGATATGTCCATTCAGGAACTAGCTGTTTTAGTGTCTGGTCAAAAGTAAACAAGGCTTTGATCTTTTCAAGCCCATATCCTTCCTTTCAATCTTCAAAAACAGGTGATTGGTCTTCTCACCTAAGATGATACTGTGTTTCTACTACTCTGCCTCCAACATCCCTCACACCCAAGATGATACTGTGTTTCTACTACTCTGCCTCCAACATCCCTCACACCCAGTGTCAACATTTTAGTTACACTCTTGTTGTATAGTTACTCAGGACAAAGCTAATATGGTTACAATGTGGAAAGGGAAATTTGTTAAGAATGAATTAAACATCCCCAACCACTAAGCTTATTATCTGGAAATATTCCCAGGAAAATCCCTTTTTTTGATGAAAtggtttaatttaataaatatgcacTTTTTCCCTCTATTgctaaacttttttccttttaaaatgtttttggttttcctttgtgACTTCTTGGAATAAAAGCACTCCAAAACTATAAAAATTAATCAAGCCTGGCAAAAAATAGTTTGAGAAGTCACCACAGTAGTAGCCTTAAAACCAACCAATTGATAAAACTTCAAAGACAAAGATATGTTTGGGCCTATATACTTTTTCATTCAATCAACTGAACATAAACATATCCAAAGTTACTAATATTTATATTCCTCTACTTGTCTGGTCAAAAATTGTCAGTTGTTACTCTGCTGAGAAGAAATAGTGGATTTTTTCTGGGAAAGgtgaaaaaataacagcaaatgTACGAGACATATTTAAAGTAGAATTTGATTcaactggaatttttttccatcttgtgTCCTTGAAAAATATACTCTATAAATAAGTGCTTTATTactgtaaaattaaaaatttttaatagtaaaagATGTTACTATAAACAGTGATAGCAGTGCCTTTATGAGTCTTGCTTTACCCTCATGGcatttaggtaaaaaaaaaaagttgaatatttACCAAATATCCAGTTATGTATATCTCATTCTGTATGAAAATGGGAATGGATAGGGAATTTTATTTAtagtatgaaaataaaaatctggtggcttaaatttcatttctctgatacccatcttttttaccttttccttttgaGAAAACTATCCTTCCACTTACACTGGCTTTTAGCCAAAATGGTTGTTCCTAAAAGATCAATACCTTTAGAATCACTCAGAGGGGGGAAAAACCCTAAGTTatctatttgataaaataggaaacaatgagaaagaatgTTTTGGAAACTTTGAAACAATTTATTGAGTTGCTTTATACAAGATTAACAATTTCCCCACCACCCCAAATACCAACAGTCCCTGCACAAAAGCTGCAGCCCCTTTTACACTAAAGAAACTGCCATACCCAGTAAGTGCTCAGAGACTCCCCTCACCAAAGGAAACATCTACAGCTGCTACACCCAAGACACATGGCCTGGGATGTTCCATCCATTTTCCATCCTTCTGCTACAGTGTCAATCTGTAGCTCTGCCTTGCCATGGCTCTGTTTAATTCATTCACTCGTTCATTACCACAAGTAAAgcataaacaagaaaaagaaatcccacaGAATCCCCATCAAAGAAACATTTCCCTGAGGCAAGAGGCATCACTAGATTCCTAAAATGAGGGTATTCTGCTCCAGCTACAAACTCAATGGTATGTGGTACAGAGGGAGCACTGGCAGGAAAGCAAAGAGAGGGAGTGGAACTGGTACCTGGGAGAGCTCATGGGAAGGGAATTCTGGAGAATCCCATTTCCTCAGAGTCTACTGATAACTGCCCTGTTCTGAGCTCAGCAATACAAATCTCATCTTTGGCTCTTTTGCTACTATCTAGGAATATTCTGTAAACAAACTGGAAATAcaagtttcaattaaaaaaaatataataaagtgatCTTAAGGAGTCGCTTAGCTTGAATTTGAAAGGTGTCTTGGGTTTGaccaaagcaaataaaataaaagtatgagCAGAGGCCTACCAGTGCAGCTGAGGGAAGGTCTGTTGTTCCTAAATGCAAATTTGGGAAGGCCCTCAAGCCTTTCCCAGAACAAAGGATGAATTATTGATAGTTTGTACACTGTAATTTGGAAGCTTTAAGAATGAATCTAAATAAAGGAAACCTGGAAACAACTTAGTGTTTTCACAAAATGTGTACAATCAATTTCAGTGCCACAGATAATGCTGTTCACACTGAACTTATCTGACTTGTAACTCAGTCTGAGTAGCCAGTTCAAACATACCTTGTAGCACAAATTTCACAGGAATaagaaagcact of the Sarcophilus harrisii chromosome 1, mSarHar1.11, whole genome shotgun sequence genome contains:
- the PPL gene encoding periplakin codes for the protein MNSLFRKRNKGKYSPTVQTKSISSKELSELIEQLQKNADQVERNIVDTDSKMQSDLAKIKEGQPAQHRELSLQKISESEKLLYVLEGDAAIAKHMKHPQGDMIAEDIRQLKERVANLRRKHNQIYNLTVKEVDPKVNWSSVVDEKLDMLGNQNFGTDLPLVDHQVEEHNIFHNEVKAIGPHIAKEGDKEQNNDLQAKYQKLLAGSQARQQHLSSLQDYMQRCTNELYWLDQQAKGRMQYDWSDRNLDYPSRRRQYENFINRNLEAKEERINKLHSEGDQLLAAEHPGRNSIEAHMEAVHADWKEYLNLLICEESHLKYMEDYHQFHKDVKDAQELLRKVDTDLNQKYSPEFKDRYQIESLLRELDDQEKALDKYNDVIRSLQKRGQQVVPLKYRRETPLKPIPVEALCDFESEQGLISRGYSYTLQKNNGESWDITDSSGNKLSAPAVCFMIPPTDPEALALIDSLSNQYRSVKQKASGSKAALKQRYEMLKTENPGDASDLQGRQLLASLDKVNSDLERQEKAITAILRPPLEQSRAVQDSAERAKDLKNITNELRRIEPEKTRSTEECDAFIGALPDSGSTPLLRTRVEDTNHKYDRLVQLLNSAQEKVDGANRLESSLQQGRELLSKYENQLSIDDTVPENGQSLDNKRQELAAIASELQAKRSLLSEADQNLQRTKKCSSTLASRFQEHCADIERQEAEVNKLNQRFDNLIKQINNRSQSLQKAKGAYADYRSGYDHVTQFLSNIPSYEPQETDTLSQIETKLRNQKNLLDEIGGREQEVQKVYDHAQQYQQAVKDYELEAEKLRSLLDLENGRNIHTNKKTRLQSPAAKVKEEEAFLAAKFTEVNAINRQRLQNLEFAQNLLRQQPEIEVTHESIQGKEPVTEETWRIKKALDDETQRRQQLENEVKSTQEEIVILKNKKPQESVIRKEVLKKVPDPELEENLHRMQQTLAEEQRKNKELQDELEDMKVKLRSLEHETREGGQEYVVKEVLRIEQDKAQADEVLKLREELEELRRQKGTRETEVILLQQRIAALSEEKNKEQEKVTEKEVVKLQNDPQLESEYRLLQEQQEKESVQREKQEEELSFLQDKLKRLEKERAMAEGKITVKEVLKVEKDAAIEREVNDLKRQYEDETSKSRSSQREKTELLRKIWALEEENSKIVVQEKVREIVRPDPKAESEVANLRLELVEQERKYRGAEEQLKSYQSELEALRKRGPQIEVKEVTKEVIKYKTDPETEKELQRLREEIVDKTRLIERCDLEIYQLKQEIQSLKDTKPQVQTKEVVQEILQFREDPKTKEEVESLRVKLSEEQKKQVDLERERLSQEDKIKQKEQELSQVKEKVLEQQVVKYEQDPAMRAEVDSFTESIDIELRQIDNLRGELRKLQRRRAELEHQLEELERERQARREAELEVQRLKLRLADLEKEEGETKEKVTLKQKVVLQQDPQQAKEHSLLKLQLEEEKHRRQILESELEALKKKLLSLEKMEVKEKVVFSESVQVEKGDTEQEIQKLKNSLEEESRIKRELDAEVSRLEAKLSELEFHNSKSSKELDFLREENHKLHLEKQNLQMETRRLQSEIEMTTTETRDLRNMTSVDCGANLDSRLWSLERELDDLKKISRDKDNEIDELHKRLGSVAVKREQRENHLRRSIVVIDPDTGRELSPEEAHRAGLIDWNMFVKLRSQECDWEEISVKGPNGESSVIHDRKSGKKFSIEDALKNGRLTPAQYDRYVNKDMSIQELAVLVSGQK